The Huiozyma naganishii CBS 8797 chromosome 1, complete genome genome window below encodes:
- the SIR4 gene encoding chromatin-silencing protein SIR4 (similar to Saccharomyces cerevisiae SIR4 (YDR227W); ancestral locus Anc_8.442): MPSSASGGDLLEKKIISKQRTSGAETEYPNISLIKYTTTTKSSPEKPQSPERERFPNFWRKLTRSFGSNTTDSPHNSKLRTPTRARAPNTTGSASFERSNGVTPTHEHRDRTSSARKQQKLPTSNSAKSPGHVSSPQVGKTTTALLVPVNANRDQSPNTRSKLSRQRDSTGKEPLTTMGPSRDSGRIVKNTTPAVTKPPLIAVPLDQRVGHPQKKKARGSFLAQARSSVSRSARPWSFTAQETYNAAPLSDTPTGTRPVSENPPTTTTQIEKPTNQNTTSPTPASSKPDTVINVKSAVTKDQQDKSSSLNSGAKKSNTETPKDGGSKHTDDRINNDIAKKIPTSATTETAIPTDVVTSIPSQNDNNVPEFTQTSIFQNTSSEESNNTTERPVTVDTFKRMDIASLVSSSKLQREVSSGSDRKTTANNNTKHAAKNRERMNNTGRLSEESSARSSQIVRSLDFHSTTSENLKPAEFYNGISQSTQVGTPTTVIPGNDVLQADSAEGSEEIPLTQPLTQTPIEQTTNKNDLVPTQETNSQSPSIVAELQPEDPHSSTSTSNNSKRNFDESDLPNEPNPIRSKRRTETLSIPVGLVAESIPAEPAAVNIPKGSAKVNIRKGTATGSIPMESAAQALPKGPENATISKSPTPPNMQKRQEAISATAGPTIQHLTSSIEKLATSTGPASHALQHTTPVDQSNIEPAHGMISDKNLVPSVEYQGQQHGQSPESLRIQNVTPNVFTQKSVDGNIEYTHAVLSEGIAKQPDFVSANSMETKSAQNKAHIERQNDSVLKTEKNVLPGLGRNSLEPSVQPVVQTNHPNFVSSQPGQTSVTGSSENSGASKMHTSVIYVSGERRSNIKNVSSSDGEGPKDKMEIINISTSEAESEDEVDDGEMTEIEETYHGNIPTANDGPLTPLIPDLESSHHGSGIEYPDWRRKWLVDNRQLVNSASRILKNHQSCSKNTVAELIMPAIAPHTPFTSNTVVTVTNNICTAQNYESSDALFYQQLSTRNGDELTYLPLDTELTPEYRKEKRSLKAGDIPKGEMLPTLQEISNRAQQIAKEINELPKHFASKLSNNSEDVAIPSKPENEKKDFTGMPPLGVGKQDDVGENNNKNKNPATSNALGNCTKVSPDIKSNDQDVKNIEESIGQKKEPLHATGAEISGTSAPQTRGKHLSSREVWKQEWWLNLKGCNVYLGLRFSNEGATEAQKENDRITEKIHYVFKNIFGSETHSEINDSIDIAIFEEKEEEEKISNSVYKQLERLSLKPPEEKRIRLWDRSKTLKFIKNMGIDINTIKDEQPTKSENKTICNGTTPENAKTTVTPQPKEPENDKIAVTPQPKENENDIASPQDFETMNQLEQSPEPSANQDTKQENTKRNSSEYKPFLGTKEFEPAATEHSRSEPYVEKFARSAAPSADLTSTTRTTSLGLKSVSAIETDFDNSDQGKKKDQETEDERRGRTKHFLNSGYSENLEKAMEIISTLSGQLMKKELKIITLQALLESSQTDLSKREKDFEELKSRVITQELQHLYLTEKLKNNGRSSGHDKN, translated from the coding sequence ATGCCTAGTTCAGCGAGCGGCGGTGACCTTcttgagaagaagattatTTCCAAACAGAGGACAAGCGGAGCAGAAACAGAGTATCCGAATATATCTTTGATCAAATataccacaacaacaaagagTTCACCGGAGAAACCACAGTCTCCTGAACGGGAAAGATTTCCTAATTTTTGGAGGAAGCTCACACGTAGCTTTGGGAGTAATACGACTGACTCCCCTCATAATTCGAAATTAAGAACACCTACACGTGCAAGAGCACCTAACACTACTGGCAGCgcaagttttgaaagaagtAATGGTGTAACGCCTACACATGAGCACCGCGATCGAACATCCTCTGCAAGGAAGCAACAGAAATTGCCAACATCAAATTCCGCTAAGTCCCCCGGTCATGTCTCGTCACCTCAAGTTGGaaagacaacaacagcgCTTCTGGTTCCAGTGAACGCTAACCGGGATCAATCTCCAAATACAAGATCAAAGCTGTCGCGGCAGCGTGATTCAACAGGGAAGGAACCTCTAACAACAATGGGGCCGTCGAGAGATTCAGGTAGAATAGTGAAAAATACTACTCCAGCAGTTACAAAACCTCCTTTGATAGCAGTTCCACTCGATCAACGAGTTGGCCATCCtcagaaaaagaaggcgCGCGGTTCTTTCCTAGCTCAAGCCAGGAGTTCGGTCAGTAGATCCGCGAGACCTTGGTCTTTTACAGCCCAAGAAACATACAACGCTGCTCCGTTGTCTGACACGCCAACAGGGACACGTCCTGTTTCTGAAAATCCACCTACAACAACTACTCAAATAGAGAAGCCTACCAACCAGAATACAACTTCTCCTACACCTGCATCTAGTAAACCGGATACCGTTATCAACGTGAAATCCGCAGTAACGAAAGATCAACAAGATAAATCATCAAGTTTGAACAGTGGTGCTAAGAAATCAAATACTGAGACTCCAAAAGATGGCGGATCAAAGCATACTGATGATAGAATCAATAACGATattgccaaaaaaatacctACAAGCGCAACCACCGAAACGGCTATCCCAACTGATGTAGTAACATCCATACCTTCTCAGAATGATAATAACGTACCTGAGTTTACTCAAACATCAATATTTCAGAATACGAGTTCTGAAGAATCCAACAACACTACTGAACGCCCAGTTACCGTTGATACTTTTAAACGAATGGACATAGCCTCTTTAGTTTCAAGCTCTAAACTACAAAGAGAGGTCTCTAGCGGTTCAGATAGAAAAACTACggcaaacaacaacactaAACATGCTGCAAAAAACCGTGAACGTATGAATAATACCGGGAGACTATCCGAAGAGTCAAGCGCACGGTCCTCCCAGATTGTAAGGTCTCTTGACTTTCATTCCACTACCTCCGAGAACTTGAAGCCAGCAGAATTTTATAACGGTATATCGCAATCCACGCAGGTTGGCACACCTACTACGGTTATCCCTGGAAACGATGTTTTACAAGCTGATTCAGCGGAAGGTTCAGAGGAAATACCCCTCACGCAGCCTCTCACACAGAcaccaattgaacaaactaCAAATAAAAACGATCTTGTACCAACACAAGAGACAAATAGTCAATCACCAAGTATTGTTGCCGAACTCCAACCCGAAGATCCACATTCCTCTACGTCAACATCCAATAATTCGAAACGTAACTTTGACGAATCGGACCTCCCCAATGAGCCAAACCCAATTcgttccaaaagaagaacagaaacaTTAAGCATACCAGTTGGACTGGTAGCAGAAAGTATTCCAGCTGAACCGGCAGCAGTAAACATACCTAAAGGATCGGCAAAAGTAAACATACGAAAGGGGACGGCAACAGGAAGTATACCAATGGAATCGGCAGCACAGGCCCTGCCCAAGGGACCAGAAAACGCAACCATATCTAAAtcaccaacaccaccaaacATGCAGAAGAGACAGGAAGCAATCTCTGCCACTGCCGGTCCTACAATACAACATTTAACAAGTTCGATTGAGAAATTGGCTACGTCAACGGGACCGGCTTCACACGCCTTGCAACATACTACCCCCGTAGACCAAAGTAATATCGAACCAGCCCATGGTATGATTAGTGATAAAAACCTTGTACCCTCAGTGGAATATCAAGGACAACAACACGGACAATCTCCCGAATCTCTAAGGATTCAGAATGTTACACCGAATGTCTTTACACAGAAATCTGTTGATGGAAATATCGAGTACACGCATGCCGTCCTATCTGAGGGCATCGCCAAACAACCTGAttttgtttctgcaaaTTCAATGGAAACGAAGTCTGCTCAGAACAAAGCCCATATAGAAAGACAAAACGACTCGGTCTtgaaaactgaaaaaaacGTACTGCCTGGATTGGGGAGAAATAGTCTAGAACCATCAGTCCAACCTGTTGTCCAAACAAACCATCCTAACTTTGTATCAAGTCAACCAGGACAAACATCTGTCACAGGAAGTTCCGAAAATAGCGGTGCAAGTAAGATGCATACTTCGGTGATTTATGTGTCTGGAGAAAGGAGGAGCAACATCAAGAATGTGTCTTCATCAGATGGCGAAGGTCCTAAAGACAAAATGGAGATTATTAACATATCCACTTCTGAAGCTGAATCTGAGGATGAAGTTGACGATGGAGAGATGACTGAGATCGAAGAAACGTATCATGGTAATATACCGACTGCGAATGATGGTCCCTTAACCCCACTCATACCTGATTTGGAATCGTCACACCATGGAAGTGGAATAGAATATCCTGactggagaagaaaatggtTAGTGGATAATAGACAACTTGTAAACTCTGCGTCCcgtattttgaaaaatcaCCAGTCCTGTTCCAAAAATACGGTAGCGGAATTGATAATGCCAGCTATCGCTCCCCATACTCCGTTTACATCCAACACTGTTGTTACTGTGACAAACAATATTTGTACAGCCCAAAATTATGAGAGTTCAGATGCTCTATTTTATCAACAACTGTCAACCAGAAATGGGGACGAGCTCACGTACTTGCCCCTAGATACCGAGTTAACTCCCGAATATAGAAAGGAAAAGCGGTCACTAAAAGCTGGTGATATTCCAAAAGGTGAGATGTTACCAACTCTCCAAGAGATAAGCAACAGAGCACAGCAGATTGCAAAGGAGATAAACGAGCTCCCCAAACACTTTGCATCAAAATTGTCTAATAATTCTGAGGATGTTGCCATTCCAAGTAAACCTgaaaacgagaaaaaaGATTTCACCGGAATGCCTCCGTTGGGAGTAGGAAAACAGGACGACGTGGGtgaaaataataataagAATAAAAATCCCGCCACGAGCAATGCTCTTGGGAATTGTACGAAGGTATCACCTGACATAAAGAGCAACGACCAGGATGTGAAAAATATAGAGGAATCAATTGGACAGAAAAAGGAACCTTTACATGCCACTGGAGCAGAGATCTCCGGTACCTCCGCTCCACAAACAAGAGGGAAACATTTGTCATCCAGAGAAGTGTGGAAACAGGAGTGGTGGCTAAATCTTAAAGGTTGCAACGTTTATTTGGGCCTGAGATTCTCAAATGAGGGTGCCACAGAAGcacaaaaagaaaatgacaGAATAACTGAGAAGATTCACTacgttttcaaaaatatttttggtTCAGAAACCCATAGCGAGATTAACGATTCAATCGATATTGcaatatttgaagaaaaagaagaagaagagaaaatatCGAACTCAGTTTACAAACAACTTGAAAGATTATCACTTAAACCGCCAGAGGAAAAAAGGATTCGACTTTGGGACCGttcgaaaactttgaagtttaTCAAGAATATGGGGATTGATATTAATACAATAAAAGACGAACAACCAACTAAATcagaaaataaaacaatCTGTAATGGTACCACTCCTGAAAACGCCAAGACAACAGTCACACCTCAACCTAAAGAACCTGAAAATGACAAGATAGCAGTTACACCTCAACctaaagaaaatgaaaatgaTATTGCGTCCCCTCAAGACTTTGAAACGATGAATCAACTAGAACAATCACCGGAACCAAGTGCTAATCAAGACActaaacaagaaaatacgAAAAGGAATTCATCAGAGTACAAACCATTTTTGGGTACTAAAGAATTTGAACCTGCTGCTACAGAGCACTCTCGATCGGAACCTtatgttgaaaaatttgCGCGTAGTGCCGCACCATCGGCAGACTTAACGTCGACTACTAGAACGACGAGTCTCGGCCTCAAGTCAGTCAGCGCTATCGAAACAGATTTTGACAATTCAGATCAGGGTAAAAAGAAGGATCAAGAGACTGAAGATGAACGTAGAGGGCGCACGAAACATTTTCTCAATTCTGGATATTCagaaaatttggaaaaggCCATGGAAATCATCAGTACTTTGAGTGGGCAATTAATGAAAAAGGAGCTAAAGATTATTACATTACAGGCACTTTTAGAGAGCAGCCAAACAGATTTATCTAAAAGGGAAAAGGATTTCGAAGAGTTGAAATCAAGGGTTATAACACAAGAACTGCAACACTTATATCTTACTGAAAAGCTAAAAAATAACGGTAGAAGTTCGGGTCATGATAAAAATTAA